The proteins below are encoded in one region of Amycolatopsis magusensis:
- a CDS encoding CU044_5270 family protein produces the protein MADWNADRNVRQVWSEDDLDRALAALNAEVPAGESALAKARAELMGEAGVVPAPEPRPHRRRDGRWWRWAAAFGTVAAVVAGVLVLPALPFGDETGVPSAAAEVLNRSADRIGTADDPVPPGQYRYVEKRSWLMTFTERGSYLGERVTQLWVPAAWSEEWVQRDYGTAKRKWIEGGAADLPEPERLDGQGAMQEVRARCGDFFVAPADQCRVPGSWGQVTPEFLASLPSDPVQLYQRLRADTAGKSPHPDLDVLTQAADALGDGLLPAPVRANLFRALAMVPSLQISDRNITVDGRIGIGLGVDRDGFKEELVIDQETGQLIGVRTTDTRNGSVRNYTSVVTGAASGIGVVPVR, from the coding sequence GTGGCTGACTGGAACGCTGACCGGAACGTGCGGCAGGTGTGGTCGGAGGACGACCTCGACCGGGCGCTGGCCGCGTTGAACGCCGAAGTACCCGCCGGGGAGTCCGCGCTGGCGAAGGCACGGGCGGAGTTGATGGGCGAGGCGGGCGTGGTGCCCGCTCCCGAGCCGCGGCCGCACCGCCGGCGCGATGGTCGCTGGTGGCGCTGGGCGGCCGCGTTCGGCACGGTCGCCGCGGTGGTCGCCGGTGTGCTGGTGCTGCCCGCCCTGCCCTTCGGCGACGAGACCGGGGTCCCCAGCGCGGCGGCGGAGGTGCTGAACCGGTCCGCCGACCGGATCGGGACCGCCGACGACCCCGTCCCGCCGGGGCAGTACCGGTACGTCGAGAAGCGCTCCTGGCTCATGACGTTCACAGAGAGGGGGTCGTACCTCGGGGAGCGCGTCACGCAGCTCTGGGTGCCCGCCGCGTGGAGCGAGGAATGGGTGCAGCGCGACTACGGCACCGCGAAGCGCAAGTGGATCGAAGGCGGGGCTGCCGATCTTCCCGAGCCGGAACGACTCGACGGGCAGGGTGCCATGCAGGAGGTCCGGGCGCGGTGCGGCGACTTCTTCGTCGCCCCGGCGGACCAGTGCCGGGTGCCGGGTAGCTGGGGCCAGGTGACACCGGAGTTCCTCGCCTCCCTGCCGAGCGATCCGGTGCAGCTCTACCAGCGGCTGCGCGCGGACACCGCGGGCAAGAGCCCGCACCCCGACCTGGACGTGCTCACCCAGGCCGCGGACGCGCTGGGCGACGGGCTGCTGCCCGCCCCGGTGCGGGCGAACCTCTTCCGGGCGCTGGCGATGGTGCCGTCGCTCCAGATCAGCGATCGCAACATCACTGTGGACGGCCGGATCGGCATCGGCCTGGGGGTCGACCGGGACGGGTTCAAGGAGGAGCTCGTCATCGATCAGGAGACCGGTCAGCTCATCGGCGTGCGCACGACCGACACGAGGAACGGCAGCGTGCGCAACTACACCTCGGTGGTCACCGGTGCCGCGAGTGGAATCGGTGTCGTGCCCGTCAGGTGA
- a CDS encoding arabinosyltransferase domain-containing protein, with amino-acid sequence MLTCAFALAIPFAPVRGDDVTVSWPREGESAKSTVAIFQPYRPLSLDVSLPCTAVTHSGVLFSTFPPESDRLREFGLLLTVRDQRLRLTVGNQDHDLGPAPSPACMYRLQAEDDRLWVTVDGTVVLDLVEPVPQIAAFVTELPAEVPVSASARADARFQTSPTPLKYGLLAGCAMGVLCCLVLGFRILRAMNGQPERPRLPIRADFGWTLAVLAGIAGWGVLGAQTVDDGWFLGMHKNLGPSGFVGDYYMFLNVSEIPASLVQHVFAPLFSISWSPFVLRIPAMAAGIGIWLAALGIVRLLPTPARVPRRLLAAAFAVAWMPGGAALRPEPFVALCFAVSAYAAVRATVTRADGWLLIGALATGVALAITSTGILVAVPLTIGLIGAVRRTPERRWVLVALVVAVAGSCSPLIFAEAGLGGFLDSTAARYWYGASLSWFHEFDRYQMLLGSHGATEFYVEQHPYRRLPILLGVVLVAIVFALRLRDRARGVFTGVLAWPFAWLLGGLALLVFTPTKIGSHLNVLVLPVTLVLACGLALLPTAFARDSGGWLVRGGTLFLVTLAVSVSFHGPNSWWGYHRIAMPLLDERLSVHPALLLLAGALAALIPALRAKRDEVAFPTKLAGHTAIALARLALLAMPVIVVGLLGVAAVRQLKHDSWAPIATTTGCGIADEVRLDSGATLAEHLADRPGATLVDWPISLWHPCARFPVQANGMLEPPTSIVPAPGKLRVHGDLSRSYTAFAGPFAPVGQDATYTEVPSWLEGTPGEEHWSPLLHVDYRYPVGAYDVRVERVDRPGWMSFPSYADSRYTGQGPPA; translated from the coding sequence ATGCTGACGTGCGCGTTCGCGCTGGCGATTCCGTTCGCCCCGGTGCGCGGCGATGACGTAACCGTTTCCTGGCCACGGGAAGGAGAAAGTGCGAAATCCACCGTGGCGATCTTCCAACCTTATCGACCGCTTTCGCTCGACGTCTCACTGCCGTGTACCGCGGTCACGCATTCGGGGGTGCTCTTTTCCACCTTCCCGCCCGAATCCGACCGGTTGCGTGAATTCGGGCTCCTGCTGACCGTCCGGGACCAGCGACTCCGGCTGACCGTGGGGAACCAGGACCACGACCTGGGCCCGGCGCCGAGTCCGGCCTGCATGTACCGGTTGCAGGCCGAGGATGACCGGCTGTGGGTGACCGTGGACGGCACCGTGGTGCTCGACCTAGTGGAACCGGTGCCGCAGATCGCCGCGTTCGTGACCGAACTGCCCGCGGAGGTGCCGGTTTCGGCCTCCGCGAGAGCCGACGCCCGGTTCCAGACCTCGCCCACGCCGCTCAAATACGGCCTGCTCGCCGGGTGCGCCATGGGGGTGTTGTGCTGCCTCGTCCTCGGATTCCGGATCCTGCGTGCCATGAATGGTCAGCCGGAACGTCCGCGGCTACCGATTCGCGCCGATTTCGGGTGGACGCTGGCGGTGCTCGCCGGAATCGCCGGGTGGGGGGTGCTCGGCGCGCAAACGGTGGACGACGGCTGGTTCCTCGGCATGCACAAAAATCTCGGGCCGTCCGGTTTCGTCGGCGACTACTACATGTTCCTCAATGTTTCGGAAATTCCGGCGAGCCTGGTGCAGCACGTTTTCGCGCCCCTCTTCTCGATTTCCTGGTCGCCGTTCGTCCTCCGCATCCCGGCCATGGCCGCCGGGATCGGGATCTGGCTGGCGGCGCTCGGCATCGTGCGCCTGCTGCCGACGCCGGCGCGCGTGCCGCGCCGGCTGCTCGCGGCCGCGTTCGCCGTAGCGTGGATGCCGGGCGGGGCGGCACTGCGCCCGGAACCGTTCGTCGCCCTGTGCTTCGCGGTGTCGGCCTACGCCGCGGTGCGCGCGACGGTCACCCGGGCCGACGGCTGGCTCCTGATCGGTGCGCTGGCCACCGGCGTCGCGCTGGCGATCACGTCCACCGGCATCCTCGTCGCGGTCCCGCTGACCATCGGGCTGATCGGCGCGGTGCGCCGCACGCCGGAGCGGCGCTGGGTGCTCGTCGCACTGGTGGTCGCGGTCGCCGGCAGCTGCTCACCGCTGATCTTCGCCGAAGCAGGCCTCGGCGGTTTCCTCGACTCGACGGCCGCGCGGTACTGGTACGGCGCCAGCCTCTCCTGGTTCCACGAGTTCGACCGCTACCAGATGCTGCTCGGCTCGCACGGTGCCACGGAGTTCTACGTCGAGCAGCACCCGTACCGCAGGCTGCCGATCCTGCTGGGCGTCGTCCTGGTGGCGATCGTGTTCGCACTGCGGTTGCGCGACCGGGCCCGCGGGGTGTTCACCGGCGTGCTCGCGTGGCCGTTCGCCTGGCTGCTGGGCGGGTTGGCGCTGCTCGTGTTCACCCCCACCAAGATCGGCTCCCACCTGAACGTGCTGGTGCTGCCGGTGACCCTGGTGCTCGCCTGCGGGCTGGCGTTGCTGCCCACCGCGTTCGCCAGGGACTCCGGCGGCTGGCTCGTCCGCGGCGGCACGCTGTTCCTCGTCACGCTGGCGGTCAGCGTTTCGTTCCACGGCCCGAATTCCTGGTGGGGTTACCACCGGATCGCCATGCCGCTGCTCGACGAGCGGCTGAGCGTCCACCCCGCCTTGTTGCTGCTCGCCGGTGCTCTCGCCGCGTTGATTCCCGCGCTGCGCGCGAAACGCGACGAAGTGGCGTTCCCGACGAAGCTGGCCGGGCACACCGCTATCGCGCTGGCACGGCTCGCCCTGCTCGCCATGCCGGTGATCGTCGTCGGGCTGCTGGGTGTGGCGGCGGTGCGCCAGCTGAAGCACGATTCCTGGGCGCCGATCGCGACCACGACCGGGTGCGGCATCGCCGACGAGGTCCGGCTGGATTCGGGCGCCACGCTGGCCGAGCACCTGGCGGACCGACCTGGCGCCACGCTTGTCGACTGGCCGATCTCGCTCTGGCACCCCTGCGCCCGGTTCCCGGTACAGGCCAACGGAATGCTCGAACCACCGACGAGCATCGTCCCGGCTCCCGGCAAGCTCCGCGTCCACGGCGACCTCTCGCGCTCCTACACCGCGTTCGCCGGCCCGTTCGCCCCGGTCGGCCAGGACGCCACCTACACCGAGGTGCCCTCCTGGCTGGAGGGCACGCCCGGCGAGGAGCACTGGAGCCCGCTGCTGCACGTGGACTACCGCTATCCCGTCGGTGCCTACGACGTCCGCGTCGAGCGGGTCGACCGGCCGGGGTGGATGAGCTTCCCCAGTTACGCCGACAGCCGCTACACCGGCCAGGGCCCACCGGCTTGA
- a CDS encoding Tat pathway signal sequence domain protein, translating to MSSTLGRRGLLAGALALPVLTALPARAASWQLRWNPSPGSTGLNAFEGVEDDRADSHPGVTHIYPQGDAYRFDMHLRDRDSATDRQRQEVRGMRQNGTVLNWKNGETWKLTYQMFIPGSLKATTSFTHVFQTKMPGTGTSPLTVMSLRHTGGKATLEFKVFEPEVLVGRVDLAPLQNKWIDVEIEQRIGNSGRVRWILRDGGTTVIDAAKNGDTYLSDVIRPKWGIYRSLSDTAHLQDCHLLLRNLKGYQYL from the coding sequence ATGTCCTCCACCCTCGGCAGGCGCGGCCTGCTCGCCGGCGCACTCGCCCTGCCCGTGCTGACCGCGCTCCCCGCCCGCGCGGCGAGCTGGCAACTGCGCTGGAACCCGAGCCCCGGCAGCACCGGGCTGAACGCCTTCGAAGGCGTCGAAGACGACCGCGCGGACTCGCACCCCGGCGTCACGCACATCTACCCGCAGGGCGACGCCTACCGCTTCGACATGCACCTGCGCGACCGCGATTCGGCCACCGACCGGCAGCGCCAGGAAGTCCGCGGCATGCGCCAGAACGGGACCGTGCTGAACTGGAAGAACGGGGAGACCTGGAAGCTCACCTACCAGATGTTCATCCCGGGCAGCCTCAAGGCGACCACCAGCTTCACCCACGTCTTCCAGACCAAGATGCCCGGCACCGGCACCAGCCCGCTGACGGTGATGTCGTTGCGGCACACCGGCGGCAAGGCCACCCTCGAGTTCAAGGTTTTCGAGCCCGAGGTGCTCGTCGGCCGAGTGGACCTGGCGCCGTTGCAGAACAAGTGGATCGACGTGGAGATCGAGCAGCGCATCGGGAATTCCGGGCGGGTGCGGTGGATCCTGCGTGACGGCGGCACCACGGTGATCGACGCCGCGAAGAACGGCGACACCTACCTCAGCGACGTCATCCGGCCGAAGTGGGGCATCTACCGCTCCCTCAGCGACACCGCGCACCTGCAGGACTGCCACCTGCTCCTGCGCAACCTCAAGGGCTACCAGTACTTGTAG
- a CDS encoding TetR/AcrR family transcriptional regulator C-terminal domain-containing protein codes for MKLDAERIARAALDLLDEHGLDGLSMRVVAKRLGVQAAALYWHLKNKQELLDAMAAIVLTEAIEGLESPRAGEDWAAWLATTTRRLRAAMLAHRDGARVVAGTNVAHPEVFRLTELTLRTLQDAGFPPDEAARGFPILLHFTIGFTIEEQARAGLEYDVNPYRPDRLGTLVDAGRFPLTAGLIGTLFDPDTDAGFEHGLEVILAGFAARRAVDGKPETVL; via the coding sequence ATGAAACTCGACGCGGAGCGGATCGCCCGCGCGGCACTGGACCTGCTCGACGAGCACGGGCTGGACGGGCTGAGCATGCGCGTGGTGGCGAAGCGGCTCGGCGTGCAGGCGGCGGCGCTCTACTGGCACCTGAAGAACAAGCAGGAGCTGCTGGACGCGATGGCCGCGATCGTGCTGACCGAAGCGATCGAGGGGCTCGAAAGCCCCCGGGCCGGCGAGGATTGGGCGGCCTGGCTCGCCACGACCACCCGGCGCCTGCGGGCGGCGATGCTCGCCCACCGTGACGGCGCACGGGTGGTGGCGGGCACCAACGTCGCCCACCCCGAGGTCTTCCGGCTGACCGAACTGACCCTGCGCACGCTGCAGGACGCCGGTTTCCCGCCGGACGAGGCAGCCAGGGGGTTCCCGATCCTGCTGCACTTCACCATCGGCTTCACCATCGAAGAACAGGCGCGCGCCGGCCTGGAGTACGACGTGAACCCCTACCGGCCCGACCGGCTGGGCACCCTGGTCGACGCCGGGCGCTTCCCGCTGACCGCGGGGCTGATCGGGACGCTGTTCGACCCGGACACCGACGCCGGGTTCGAGCACGGCCTCGAAGTCATCCTGGCCGGTTTCGCCGCGCGGAGGGCGGTTGACGGAAAACCGGAAACGGTGCTGTGA
- a CDS encoding FAD-dependent monooxygenase — protein sequence MTDVVIAGAGPTGLMLAAELRLAGAEVTLVDRLAERSGESRAGGLHPRTLEVLDQRGVVDRFLAAGRPVQAGHFSALRLDFSELDTRYGFTLLLMQAEIERLLEEWVAELGVHVRWSTAVTGFRQSGEGIDVETSGGTIHARYLVGCDGGRSAVRKLAGIGFPGTDATMTAVLADVELDDPPAEWIFGERREHGDFAVIGFGPDWYRVVVDQYDFVADRNAPISFEEVRAALLRVAGTDYGMRDPRWVSRFNDAARQAERYRDGRVFLAGDAAHIHFPAGGQGLNTGVQDAVNLGWKLGAVLAGTAPESLLDTYQTERYPVAERVLRNTMAQTALSRPGPHTDALRAEFAELIRQEPVNRALAGLISGLDIRYPATDPHPLAGRRMPDLDLDDSTRVFSLLHQAKSIEVKFAEGELEAVGVRPDGYVGWVSPRVAGPHQGG from the coding sequence GTGACGGACGTGGTGATCGCCGGGGCCGGGCCCACCGGGCTGATGCTGGCGGCGGAACTGAGGCTGGCCGGGGCCGAAGTGACCCTGGTCGACCGGCTGGCCGAGCGCAGCGGGGAGTCCAGGGCGGGCGGGCTGCACCCGCGCACCCTCGAAGTGCTCGACCAGCGCGGGGTAGTCGATCGTTTCCTGGCCGCGGGCCGTCCGGTGCAGGCCGGGCACTTTTCCGCGCTGCGGCTGGACTTCAGCGAGCTCGACACCCGGTACGGCTTCACGCTGCTGCTGATGCAGGCCGAGATCGAACGGCTGCTGGAGGAGTGGGTGGCCGAACTCGGCGTCCACGTCCGGTGGTCGACCGCGGTGACCGGCTTCCGGCAGTCCGGCGAGGGCATCGACGTCGAGACCAGTGGCGGGACCATCCACGCGCGGTACCTCGTCGGCTGCGACGGTGGCCGCAGCGCGGTCCGCAAGCTCGCGGGCATCGGCTTCCCCGGCACCGACGCGACCATGACCGCCGTGCTCGCCGACGTCGAACTCGACGACCCGCCCGCCGAATGGATCTTCGGCGAACGCCGTGAGCACGGCGACTTCGCGGTGATCGGCTTCGGCCCGGACTGGTACCGGGTGGTGGTCGACCAGTACGACTTCGTGGCCGACCGGAACGCGCCGATCAGCTTCGAGGAGGTCCGTGCGGCCCTGCTCCGCGTCGCCGGGACCGACTACGGCATGCGGGATCCGCGCTGGGTGTCGCGGTTCAACGACGCCGCGCGCCAGGCCGAGCGCTACCGCGACGGCCGCGTCTTCCTCGCCGGGGACGCCGCGCACATCCACTTCCCGGCGGGCGGGCAGGGCCTGAACACCGGCGTGCAGGACGCGGTCAACCTCGGCTGGAAGCTCGGCGCGGTCCTCGCCGGCACCGCGCCGGAGTCCCTTTTGGACACCTACCAGACCGAGCGGTACCCCGTGGCGGAACGGGTCCTGCGCAACACCATGGCGCAGACCGCGCTGTCCCGGCCCGGCCCGCACACCGACGCCCTGCGGGCCGAGTTCGCCGAGCTGATCCGGCAGGAGCCGGTCAACCGGGCGCTGGCCGGGCTGATCAGCGGACTCGACATCCGGTACCCGGCCACCGATCCGCACCCGCTGGCGGGCCGCCGCATGCCCGACCTGGACCTCGACGACTCCACGCGGGTCTTTTCCCTGTTGCACCAAGCGAAATCGATCGAGGTGAAGTTCGCCGAGGGGGAGCTGGAGGCGGTCGGGGTCCGGCCGGACGGGTATGTGGGGTGGGTGAGTCCTCGCGTTGCGGGCCCCCACCAGGGTGGTTAG
- the yhjD gene encoding inner membrane protein YhjD: MAKREAGEKSEEDKLLPRLRRKYPWLDHVVRANEAFTERYGNHYAAAITYFSVLSLFPLLMVGFSIAGMVLQGDQAALDQLKSGITESAPAGLGDFLSTIVETALQAGAGTGIFGLVLALYSGVGWMTNLRDALTAQWGQEKKQQPMLPTLLRDLLSLVGLGLALVVSFGLTAAGSGVGKLLLELVGLQDQAWAVFLLRLATIVLSLAANVLVFLWVIARLPRERVSARSAVKGAVIAAIGFEVLKQVTTVYLGFVSTSPSTVLFGPILGLLFFANLVSRFLLFVTAWTATAKENEAQVVEPPAPVVIRPRMDVRQGPGSKVVAGAFGVGALVGLLTRRKRPRP, encoded by the coding sequence GTGGCGAAGCGAGAAGCTGGGGAAAAGTCCGAAGAAGACAAACTGCTGCCGCGCCTGCGCCGCAAGTACCCGTGGCTGGACCACGTGGTCCGGGCGAACGAAGCGTTCACCGAGCGCTACGGCAACCACTACGCCGCGGCGATCACCTACTTCAGCGTGCTGTCGCTGTTCCCGCTGCTCATGGTCGGTTTCTCCATCGCGGGCATGGTGCTCCAGGGCGATCAGGCGGCGCTGGACCAGCTCAAGAGCGGCATCACCGAGTCCGCGCCGGCCGGGCTCGGCGACTTCCTGTCCACCATCGTCGAGACCGCGTTGCAGGCGGGCGCCGGGACCGGGATCTTCGGCCTGGTGCTGGCGCTGTACTCCGGCGTCGGCTGGATGACCAACCTGCGGGACGCGCTGACCGCGCAGTGGGGCCAGGAGAAGAAGCAGCAGCCGATGCTCCCGACGCTGCTGCGCGACCTGCTGTCGCTGGTCGGGCTCGGGCTGGCGCTGGTGGTCTCGTTCGGCCTGACCGCCGCGGGCAGCGGGGTCGGGAAGCTGCTGCTGGAACTGGTCGGCCTCCAGGACCAGGCGTGGGCGGTGTTCCTGCTGCGGCTGGCCACCATCGTGCTCTCGCTCGCCGCGAACGTGCTGGTGTTCCTCTGGGTGATCGCGCGCCTGCCGCGCGAGCGGGTCAGCGCCCGCAGCGCGGTCAAGGGCGCGGTCATCGCCGCCATCGGGTTCGAGGTGCTCAAGCAGGTCACCACGGTCTACCTCGGCTTCGTCTCCACCTCGCCGAGCACCGTGCTCTTCGGGCCGATCCTCGGCCTGCTGTTCTTCGCCAACCTGGTCTCGCGCTTCCTGCTGTTCGTCACCGCGTGGACGGCCACCGCGAAGGAGAACGAGGCCCAGGTGGTCGAACCACCGGCGCCGGTGGTCATCCGGCCGCGGATGGACGTCCGGCAGGGGCCGGGCAGCAAGGTGGTGGCGGGCGCGTTCGGCGTCGGCGCGCTGGTCGGCCTCCTGACCAGGCGGAAACGCCCCAGGCCGTAG
- a CDS encoding MFS transporter yields MILTDTELAARETPAKVRYPREIWVLVGASFLIAIGYGLIAPALPSYATSFNVGVTAASVVVSAFAAMRLVFAPASGRLVTRFGERPVYLWGLLIVAVFTLACALATEYWHLLLFRSLSGVGSTMFTVSAIGLLIRISPPEVRGRVSGLWGTSFLLGSIAGPVVGSGLVSVSLRAPFLIYGLALVLVVVLVWLNLRRSELAGRAETDATAPEMKFTEALRHPAYRASLMSNFANGWVVFGVRGSLIPLFIVAVLARGEEFTGFALAVFAAGNVLVMMISGRFADTRGRKPMALAGLVMLAVGSGVLGLTDNIWLFLGASMLAGIGAGTVNPAHNAAVADVLGVKARGGGVLAGFQMAADIGAVTGPLVAAVIAEQWSYAAAFAVTGAVAGLSVLFWIFAPETLPKREPAEHKAQDAVREDCCKDTP; encoded by the coding sequence ATGATCTTGACCGACACCGAACTCGCCGCGCGGGAGACCCCCGCCAAGGTGCGCTACCCGCGCGAAATCTGGGTGCTGGTGGGAGCCAGCTTCCTGATCGCCATCGGCTACGGCCTGATCGCGCCCGCCCTGCCCAGCTACGCCACCAGCTTCAACGTCGGGGTCACCGCCGCGTCGGTGGTGGTCAGCGCGTTCGCCGCGATGCGCCTGGTGTTCGCCCCGGCCAGCGGCAGGCTGGTCACCCGGTTCGGGGAACGGCCGGTCTACCTGTGGGGCCTGCTGATCGTCGCGGTGTTCACCCTGGCCTGCGCGCTCGCCACGGAGTACTGGCACCTGCTGCTGTTCCGGTCGCTGAGCGGGGTCGGCTCGACCATGTTCACCGTGTCCGCGATCGGCCTGCTGATCCGCATCTCCCCGCCCGAGGTCCGCGGCCGCGTGTCCGGGCTGTGGGGCACCAGTTTCCTGCTCGGCAGCATCGCCGGACCGGTGGTGGGCAGCGGGCTGGTGTCGGTGTCGCTGCGGGCGCCGTTCCTGATCTACGGGCTGGCGCTGGTGCTCGTGGTGGTGCTGGTGTGGCTGAACCTGCGGCGGTCCGAACTGGCCGGGCGCGCCGAGACCGACGCCACCGCGCCGGAGATGAAGTTCACCGAGGCGCTGCGGCACCCGGCCTACCGCGCCTCGCTGATGTCGAACTTCGCCAACGGCTGGGTGGTCTTCGGCGTGCGCGGCTCGCTGATCCCGCTGTTCATCGTGGCCGTGCTGGCGCGCGGCGAGGAGTTCACCGGCTTCGCGCTGGCCGTGTTCGCCGCCGGGAACGTGCTGGTGATGATGATCTCCGGGCGGTTCGCCGACACCCGCGGCCGCAAGCCGATGGCGCTGGCCGGGCTGGTCATGCTGGCCGTGGGCAGCGGCGTGCTCGGGCTGACCGACAACATCTGGCTGTTCCTCGGCGCCTCGATGCTCGCCGGGATCGGCGCGGGCACGGTGAACCCGGCGCACAACGCGGCCGTCGCGGACGTGCTCGGGGTCAAGGCCCGCGGTGGCGGTGTGCTGGCCGGGTTCCAGATGGCCGCCGACATCGGCGCGGTCACCGGCCCGCTGGTGGCCGCGGTGATCGCCGAGCAGTGGTCCTACGCGGCCGCCTTCGCCGTCACCGGCGCGGTGGCCGGGCTGTCGGTGCTGTTCTGGATCTTCGCCCCGGAGACCCTGCCCAAGCGTGAACCGGCCGAGCACAAGGCCCAGGACGCCGTCCGCGAAGACTGTTGCAAGGACACGCCTTAG
- a CDS encoding D-alanyl-D-alanine carboxypeptidase family protein, protein MVSAILAAVTVLAPAAGAQDGPRAAQKQNCTDRTAPPPPVDTSEVPKPGQKAPEALPVPATPIGGDRMGECGLVLPRGADDPPAVINSASWVLQDLDTGEILAAKDPHARQRPASLIKVLLALVAVNELDPARVITASPEDADQECTCVGLVAGGQYTVEQLLQGLLMHSGNDAAHALATTLGGVPATLEKMNSAAAKIGAMDTRAATPSGLDGPGMSSSAYDLSLIFHYAMKQPTFAKTVGTKQVQFPGWGDKPAFPVYNDNKLLSIYDGFLGGKTGFTDDARHTYLGAAQRQGKRLAVVTLRGEQKPMRVTDQAGKLLDYGFELAAKKPQPVGQLTYREGGLQTGGSPQAGPDVKNDPAKTAATMSEEDPFGTTGWIITLVVAVIIIAGFVLGHRRKRAALLAEQTDVLPRVRDY, encoded by the coding sequence ATGGTGTCCGCGATCCTCGCCGCGGTGACCGTGCTCGCTCCCGCGGCCGGTGCGCAGGATGGGCCCAGAGCAGCCCAGAAGCAGAACTGCACCGACCGGACCGCGCCCCCGCCGCCGGTGGACACCTCCGAGGTGCCCAAGCCCGGCCAGAAGGCGCCCGAGGCGCTGCCGGTGCCCGCCACCCCGATCGGGGGCGACCGGATGGGTGAATGCGGGCTGGTCCTCCCCCGCGGCGCGGACGACCCGCCCGCGGTGATCAACTCGGCCTCCTGGGTGCTGCAGGACCTCGACACCGGCGAGATCCTCGCCGCGAAGGACCCGCACGCGCGGCAGCGGCCGGCTTCGCTGATCAAGGTGCTGCTCGCGCTCGTCGCGGTCAACGAACTGGACCCGGCCAGGGTGATCACCGCCTCGCCGGAGGACGCGGACCAGGAGTGCACCTGCGTCGGCCTGGTCGCCGGTGGGCAGTACACAGTGGAGCAGTTGCTGCAGGGCCTGCTGATGCACTCGGGCAACGACGCCGCGCACGCGCTGGCGACCACGCTCGGCGGGGTGCCGGCGACGCTGGAGAAGATGAACTCGGCGGCGGCCAAGATCGGCGCGATGGACACCCGCGCGGCCACGCCGTCCGGTTTGGACGGTCCCGGCATGTCGAGCTCCGCCTACGACCTGAGCCTGATCTTCCACTACGCGATGAAGCAGCCGACGTTCGCGAAGACGGTCGGCACCAAGCAGGTGCAGTTCCCCGGCTGGGGCGACAAGCCGGCTTTCCCGGTCTACAACGACAACAAGCTGCTCAGCATCTACGACGGCTTCCTCGGCGGGAAGACCGGCTTCACCGACGACGCGCGGCACACCTACCTGGGGGCGGCGCAGCGCCAGGGCAAGCGGCTGGCGGTGGTGACCCTGCGCGGGGAGCAGAAGCCGATGCGGGTCACCGACCAGGCGGGCAAGCTGCTCGACTACGGGTTCGAACTGGCCGCCAAGAAGCCGCAGCCGGTCGGCCAGCTCACCTACCGCGAGGGTGGCCTGCAGACCGGCGGCTCCCCGCAGGCCGGGCCGGACGTGAAGAACGACCCGGCGAAGACCGCCGCCACGATGAGCGAAGAGGACCCGTTCGGCACCACCGGGTGGATCATCACGCTGGTGGTCGCGGTGATCATCATCGCCGGGTTCGTCCTCGGGCACCGCCGCAAGCGCGCCGCCCTGCTCGCCGAGCAGACCGACGTGCTCCCCCGGGTGCGGGACTACTAA
- a CDS encoding SCO4848 family membrane protein, translated as MRMSGRTSLFLLAFGVWSWIIWVTFARNLWESDRAWAADGSPTAYFVVHAVLTVVSFVLGTIVGLIGWRGWRARNQTKE; from the coding sequence ATGAGGATGTCGGGACGGACCTCGCTGTTCCTGCTGGCGTTCGGCGTCTGGTCCTGGATCATCTGGGTGACCTTCGCGCGGAACCTGTGGGAGAGCGACCGGGCGTGGGCGGCGGACGGCTCGCCGACGGCCTACTTCGTGGTGCACGCGGTGCTCACCGTGGTCTCGTTCGTGCTCGGCACGATCGTCGGGCTCATCGGCTGGCGGGGGTGGCGCGCGCGGAACCAGACAAAAGAATGA